Proteins encoded together in one Hypomesus transpacificus isolate Combined female unplaced genomic scaffold, fHypTra1 scaffold_224, whole genome shotgun sequence window:
- the LOC124462547 gene encoding uncharacterized protein LOC124462547 translates to MTLLCMQACVVKVNRILLTTIQTSVPLLAPLVVCCAREACLWLIYLDMMNGIERRLFEGNGKKGKSPIYSISDLENGFYRTAGEVFSVSLAQSDPAPCFFRNWCFQFLATGDFDTLQLTKDDVDDQEYSSLLERQIRKGMKFYNLVELIGRHPDLCSNLFVPKDDDDRADADYIMSIIVPELGERGSPRHAKENAIVNFFQDFLQELEITGQDEDQAEPLTEEVKDPQSQNEECLEPHINLSLSVPSVLQWLTGQRHKPLLPSERASFKINVKFEHHCKELQPDHRICYPLVSACTNTITFPVAHMNTYSEFRDIMTVAIRMSRGFGRV, encoded by the exons ATGACATTGCTCTGCATGCAAGCTTGTGTGGTGAAAG TCAACAGGATACTTCTGACTACAATTCAGACTTCTGTCCCACTTCTGGCCCCACTAGTAGTGTGCTGTGCGAGGGAAGCATGCCTATGGCTGATATATCTAG ATATGATGAATGGCATTGAGAGGCGACTGTTCGAGGGCAATGGCAAGAAGGGAAAGAGTCCCATCTACTCCATAAGTGACCTAGAAAATGGCTTCTACAG AACTGCAGGAGAAGTGTTCTCAGTCAGCCTCGCTCAGAGTGACCCAGCACCATGCTTCTTTAGAAATTGGTGTTTCCAGTTCCTTGCCACAGGAGACTTTGACACTTTGCAGTTGACCAAAGACGATGTGGACGATCAGGAATATTCTTCACTCTTAGAAAGG CAAATCAGAAAAGGCATGAAGTTCTACAACCTTGTGGAGTTGATTGGGAGGCACCCAGATCTCTGCTCAAACCTGTTTGTCCCCAAAGACGATGATGACAGG GCAGATGCTGATTACATCATGAGCATCATAGTGCCTGAGCTGGGTGAGAGGGGAAGTCCAAGGCATGCAAAAGAAAATGCCATTGTAAACTTCTTTCAGGACTTTCTGCAAGAGCTTGAAATCACAG GTCAGGATGAAGACCAAGCTGAGCCTTTGACCGAAGAAGTCAAAGACCCACAAAGTCAAAATGAGGAATGTCTGGAACCACATATCAACTTGAGCCTGTCTGTACCATCAGTATTGCAGTGGTTAACTGGACAAAGGCACAAGCCCCTTCTTCCCTCAGAAAGGGCGTCTTTTAAAATCAATGTCAAATTTGAACACCACTGCAAAGAACTACAGCCAGATCACCGTATTTGTTATCCACTTGTAAGTGCCTGCACAAATACTATAACCTTTCCTGTTGCACATATGAATACATACAGTGAGTTCAGAGATATAATGACGGTAGCGATCCGAATGAGTAGAGGTTTCGGACGAGTTTAG